In Euphorbia lathyris chromosome 10, ddEupLath1.1, whole genome shotgun sequence, a single genomic region encodes these proteins:
- the LOC136208990 gene encoding zinc finger CCCH domain-containing protein 44: MDIRKRGRNEGGFNSNGGHKKSRQEMDSLSTGVGSKSKPCTKFFSTAGCPFGESCHFLHYVPGGYNAVAQMMNLAPAVTPAPRNMAAPSPVPNGSAQSAVKSRMCNKYNTAEGCKFGDKCHFAHGEWELGKPIAATTHDDPRAMGTIPGRMVGRMGVEVPPPGPAAAGFGASASAKISVEASLAGAIIGKGGVNSKQICRQTGAKLSIREHEADPNLRNIEFEGSFEQIKQASAMVSELIASVSSAHASAKISGAFGMQGQGQGQGQGQGQGHGHGHGHGQGQGRGQGQGRGQGRGRGHGHEHGPGAGNFKTKICENFNKGSCSFGEKCHFAHGAAELRKSIM, translated from the exons AAATGGACTCGTTATCAACTGGTGTAGGAAGCAAATCGAAGCCATGCACCAAGTTTTTCAG TACGGCTGGCTGTCCGTTTGGTGAGAGCTGCCATTTTTTGCACTATGTTCCAGGTGGTTATAATGCCGTGGCCCAGATGATGAATCTGGCACCAGCTGTCACTCCGGCTCCTAGAAACATGGCAGCCCCATCACCTGTACCAAATGGTTCTGCTCAATCTGCAGTTAAGAGCCGCATGTGCAACAAATACAATACGGCCGAAGGTTGcaaatttggtgacaaatgTCATTTTGCACATGGGGAGTGGGAGCTTGGAAAACCTATTGCTGCAACAACGCATGATGATCCACGTGCCATGGGAACTATTCCTGGACGTATGGTTGGTCGGATGGGGGTGGAGGTACCCCCACCTGGTCCTGCTGCTGCTGGCTTTGGTGCTTCGGCCTCTGCCAAAATCAGTGTGGAAGCTTCCCTCGCGGGAGCAATTATCGGAAAGGGTGGTGTGAATTCGAAGCAGATCTGTCGGCAAACAGGAGCCAAGTTATCCATCCGGGAGCATGAAGCAGATCCTAATCTGAGGAACATTGAATTTGAGGGATCCTTTGAACAGATTAAGCAAGCTAGTGCAATGGTTTCAGAACTAATTGCTAGTGTAAGTTCAGCGCATGCCTCTGCAAAAATTAGTGGAGCATTTGGCATGCAAGGGCAAGGGCAAGGGCAAGGGCAAGGGCAAGGGCAAGGTCATGGGCATGGGCATGGGCATGGGCAAGGGCAAGGGCGCGGACAAGGACAAGGGCGCGGACAAGGACGTGGACGTGGACATGGACATGAGCATGGACCCGGGGCAGGCAACTTCAAAACGAAGATCTGTGAAAATTTTAACAAAGGGTCTTGCAGCTTTGGTGAAAAATGTCACTTTGCCCATGGGGCAGCAGAATTACGCAAGTCGATAATGTGA